From the genome of Deinococcus sp. AJ005, one region includes:
- the pyk gene encoding pyruvate kinase — protein MKHFDRATKIVATVGPASRSPEVLGRMMDAGMNVVRMNFSHGDPEDHRQTYNMVRELAAQKGITVGILQDLQGPKIRVGRFAEGSVTLAAGDHFTITMDDVEGDATRVSTTYKDLIRDVHPGMALLLDDGNMALRVESVRGNDILTSVVIGGVLKNNKGINVPEADLSVPALSDKDVSDMEFGAELGVDWVALSFVRSRDDLLLARHYLSRFGSRAKLMAKIEKPQAVDRFEDILKEVDGIMVARGDLGVEMRAEQVPTIQKRLIRLCREAGKPVITATQMLESMISLPRPTRAEASDVANAIYDGTDAVMLSAESAAGLYPVESVAMMDRIAREAESSEHYSMLQRQLVIDTTLAQDSIAYSACNIGAKLGASAVVAFTSTGGAALRIAKNRPPMAILALTPNEVTRNQLALSWGVVPMLSEDPRSTDDMVRIANKELKKSSLADIGDRYVITAGVPFGVQGTTNMLRVEALRDEGVVSQF, from the coding sequence ATGAAACATTTTGACCGAGCCACCAAGATCGTCGCCACCGTTGGGCCAGCCAGCCGCAGCCCGGAAGTGCTGGGCCGCATGATGGACGCCGGGATGAACGTCGTCCGCATGAACTTCAGTCACGGCGATCCCGAGGACCACCGCCAGACCTACAACATGGTCCGCGAGTTGGCCGCCCAGAAGGGCATCACTGTGGGCATTTTGCAGGATTTGCAGGGTCCCAAGATTCGCGTCGGGCGCTTTGCCGAAGGGTCCGTGACGCTGGCGGCGGGCGATCACTTCACCATCACGATGGACGATGTAGAGGGCGACGCCACGCGCGTTTCCACCACCTACAAAGACCTGATCCGCGACGTGCATCCCGGTATGGCCCTGCTGCTGGACGACGGCAACATGGCCCTGCGCGTGGAGAGCGTGCGCGGCAACGACATCCTGACCAGCGTGGTGATCGGCGGCGTCCTGAAGAACAACAAGGGCATCAACGTCCCCGAGGCCGATCTGAGCGTGCCTGCCCTGTCCGACAAGGACGTGTCCGACATGGAATTTGGCGCGGAACTGGGCGTGGACTGGGTGGCCCTGAGCTTCGTGCGTTCGCGTGACGATCTGCTGCTGGCCCGCCACTACCTGTCGCGCTTCGGCAGCCGCGCCAAGCTGATGGCCAAGATCGAGAAGCCGCAGGCGGTGGACCGTTTCGAGGACATCCTCAAGGAAGTGGACGGCATCATGGTGGCACGCGGCGACCTGGGTGTGGAAATGCGCGCCGAGCAGGTGCCGACCATCCAGAAACGCCTGATCCGGTTGTGCCGCGAGGCAGGCAAGCCAGTGATCACCGCCACGCAGATGCTGGAAAGCATGATCAGCCTGCCACGCCCCACCCGCGCCGAGGCCAGCGACGTGGCGAACGCCATCTACGATGGTACCGACGCCGTGATGCTCTCGGCAGAGTCTGCGGCGGGGCTGTACCCCGTGGAATCGGTGGCGATGATGGACCGCATTGCCCGCGAGGCCGAGTCCAGCGAGCATTACAGCATGCTCCAGCGCCAACTGGTGATCGACACCACGCTGGCTCAGGACTCGATTGCCTACTCGGCCTGCAACATTGGGGCCAAGCTGGGAGCGTCCGCCGTGGTGGCTTTTACCAGCACCGGGGGCGCGGCCCTGCGGATCGCCAAGAACCGTCCGCCGATGGCGATTCTGGCGCTGACCCCCAACGAGGTCACCCGCAACCAGTTGGCCCTGAGCTGGGGCGTCGTGCCCATGCTCAGCGAGGACCCGCGCAGCACCGACGACATGGTTCGCATTGCCAACAAGGAACTGAAGAAGAGCAGTCTGGCCGACATCGGGGACCGTTACGTGATCACGGCGGGCGTGCCCTTCGGCGTGCAGGGCACCACCAACATGCTGCGCGTGGAAGCCTTGCGAGATGAGGGCGTGGTTTCTCAGTTCTGA
- the dnaN gene encoding DNA polymerase III subunit beta, giving the protein MKAHVTKKTLSEGLGLLERVVPSRSSNPLLTSLKVEASEAGLTLSGTNLEIDLSCFVPAEVQEPKDFVVPAHLFAQIVRNLGGELVELELVGQELAVRSGGSDFKLQTGDTEAYPPLSFPSNADLSLNAEELARALGSVRYAASNEAFQAVFRGIKLEHHADTGSARVVASDGYRVAIRDFPVSGDGRNLIIPARSVDELIRVLKDGEVRFTYGEGMLSVTTDRVRMNLKLLDGDFPDYERVIPKDIKLQVTLPATALKEAVNRVAVLADKNANNRVEFLVSEGQLRLAAEGDYGRAQDTLTVTQGGVEPAMSLAFNARHVLDALGPIEGEAELLFSGSTSPAIFRASGGGGYMAVMVTLRV; this is encoded by the coding sequence ATGAAAGCGCACGTCACTAAAAAAACCTTGAGCGAGGGCCTGGGTCTGCTGGAACGGGTGGTCCCCAGCCGCAGCAGCAACCCCCTCCTGACCTCGCTGAAGGTCGAGGCCAGTGAGGCCGGACTGACTCTAAGCGGCACGAATCTGGAAATTGACCTGTCGTGCTTCGTGCCCGCCGAGGTGCAAGAGCCGAAGGATTTTGTTGTCCCGGCGCATCTTTTCGCGCAAATTGTCCGCAACCTAGGCGGCGAACTGGTGGAGTTGGAACTGGTGGGGCAGGAGCTGGCGGTGCGTTCGGGCGGCTCGGATTTCAAGTTGCAGACCGGCGACACCGAGGCGTACCCGCCCCTGAGCTTCCCCAGCAACGCGGACCTGAGCTTGAACGCCGAGGAACTGGCCCGTGCCCTGGGCAGCGTGCGTTACGCCGCCAGCAACGAGGCTTTTCAGGCGGTCTTCCGGGGCATCAAGCTCGAACACCACGCGGATACCGGCTCGGCGCGCGTCGTTGCCTCGGACGGCTACCGGGTGGCAATCCGCGACTTTCCGGTCAGCGGTGACGGCAGAAACCTGATCATCCCGGCCCGCAGCGTCGATGAGCTGATCCGCGTGCTGAAGGACGGCGAGGTCCGCTTCACCTACGGCGAAGGCATGCTCAGCGTGACCACGGACCGCGTGCGGATGAACCTCAAACTGCTGGACGGCGACTTCCCCGATTACGAGCGCGTAATCCCCAAGGACATCAAGTTGCAGGTCACGCTGCCCGCCACCGCCCTCAAGGAAGCCGTGAACCGTGTGGCTGTGCTGGCCGACAAAAACGCCAATAACCGCGTGGAATTTCTGGTTTCCGAAGGGCAGTTGCGTCTGGCTGCCGAGGGGGACTATGGCCGCGCGCAGGACACCCTGACCGTCACGCAGGGCGGCGTGGAACCGGCCATGAGCCTGGCTTTCAACGCCCGGCATGTCCTCGACGCCCTGGGTCCGATCGAGGGTGAAGCCGAGCTTCTCTTCTCCGGCTCCACAAGCCCCGCCATCTTCCGTGCGAGTGGTGGAGGTGGCTATATGGCTGTCATGGTCACGCTGCGCGTTTAA
- a CDS encoding tRNA (adenine(22)-N(1))-methyltransferase TrmK has product MPMPTLDARLEAVLELIRTDVHADIGSDHARLPVRLIREGRASRCIAVELNPGPLEQARRSVARSRLEAQIEVREGDGFGPILPGEVGSASLCGMGAYTIRGILERAGERLPPALILQPNDSALLIRLWARGAGYHVRAERLIAGYWPYPVLRLERANGADPAYEGVPLDAALKYGPLLLRLDGEVIRRQIKADVARLQIVAAPGRESWGELETAKTALAVLDNGVK; this is encoded by the coding sequence ATGCCGATGCCCACCCTTGACGCCCGTCTGGAAGCGGTGTTGGAGCTGATTCGCACGGACGTTCACGCCGACATCGGCAGCGATCACGCCCGCCTGCCTGTGCGCCTAATCCGCGAGGGCCGTGCCAGCCGCTGTATCGCCGTGGAACTGAATCCCGGCCCGCTGGAACAGGCGAGGCGCAGTGTCGCGCGGTCCAGACTGGAAGCCCAGATTGAAGTCCGCGAGGGCGATGGCTTCGGCCCCATTCTTCCCGGCGAAGTGGGCAGCGCCAGCCTGTGTGGCATGGGCGCGTACACCATTCGGGGCATTCTGGAGCGGGCGGGGGAGAGGTTGCCCCCAGCGCTAATCCTGCAACCCAATGACTCCGCCCTCCTAATCCGCCTGTGGGCGCGTGGGGCGGGCTATCACGTCCGTGCCGAACGCCTGATCGCCGGATACTGGCCTTACCCCGTGCTGCGGTTGGAGCGGGCCAATGGTGCAGACCCGGCATACGAGGGTGTGCCGCTGGACGCCGCGCTGAAATACGGGCCGCTGTTGCTACGTCTGGACGGTGAGGTGATTCGCCGTCAGATCAAGGCCGACGTCGCACGCCTGCAAATAGTCGCCGCGCCGGGGCGGGAATCCTGGGGCGAACTAGAAACAGCGAAAACGGCTCTGGCGGTGCTGGACAACGGGGTAAAATAA
- a CDS encoding MOSC domain-containing protein: protein MKTIQDLRTTFPRPGRVEWLGLRPARRVTPVRVLEVEAHPLVGLIGDHGKMAPARLTALSGEIEATPRPSNPSVPGGPGKRQVTLIQAEHLPVIAALAGLDEVTPELLRRNIVVSGVSLLALKDARFQIGEVVLEGTGECHPCSRMEENLGEGGYNAVRGHGGLTARVIVGGMIREGDTVTALLPEPTEKD, encoded by the coding sequence GTGAAGACCATTCAGGACCTCCGCACGACGTTTCCCCGCCCCGGACGGGTGGAGTGGCTTGGATTGCGCCCGGCCCGCCGCGTGACGCCTGTGCGTGTGCTGGAGGTAGAGGCTCATCCGCTCGTCGGCCTGATCGGGGACCACGGCAAAATGGCTCCTGCCCGTCTGACTGCGCTGTCTGGTGAGATAGAAGCGACGCCCAGACCCTCCAACCCATCCGTCCCCGGCGGTCCCGGCAAGCGGCAGGTCACGCTGATTCAGGCTGAACATCTGCCCGTGATTGCCGCGCTGGCCGGATTGGACGAGGTCACGCCGGAGCTGCTGCGCCGCAACATCGTCGTCTCTGGCGTGTCGCTGCTGGCCCTCAAGGACGCCCGTTTTCAGATCGGCGAGGTGGTGCTGGAAGGCACGGGCGAGTGCCATCCCTGCTCCCGCATGGAAGAGAATCTGGGCGAGGGCGGCTACAACGCGGTGCGTGGCCACGGCGGTCTGACGGCGCGCGTGATCGTCGGTGGCATGATCCGGGAGGGGGATACCGTGACCGCGCTGCTTCCCGAACCCACGGAAAAGGACTGA
- the eno gene encoding phosphopyruvate hydratase, translated as MNIEKVIAREVLDSRGNPTVEAEVHLDSGYVGRAIVPSGASTGTHEALELRDGGSRYGGKGVQKAVKNVNEALGPAVVGLDASDQGAVDAAMMELDGTPNKGNMGGNAILAVSLATARAAAEELGVPLYRYLGGSNAKTLPVPMMNLINGGMHADNSVDFQEFMVMPVGAPSFREALRYGTETFHSLKKVLSGRGYNTNVGDEGGFAPDLKSNEEALEVLLEAIEKAGYEAGKDICIALDPAVTELYKDGKYHLESEGRVLSTAELVDFWADWASRYPIVSIEDGLAEDDWDGWQALTAKIGDKVQLVGDDLFVTNPERLQRGIDTGVGNAILVKVNQIGSLTESMDAIELAKRNRYGTIISHRSGESEDSFIADLAVATNAGQIKTGSASRSDRIAKYNQLLRIEDMLGDRAVYPGRKALR; from the coding sequence ATGAACATTGAAAAAGTGATCGCCCGTGAAGTGCTGGACTCGCGCGGAAACCCCACCGTGGAAGCCGAAGTTCATCTGGACAGCGGTTACGTAGGCCGCGCCATCGTTCCCAGTGGGGCCAGCACCGGCACCCACGAGGCGCTGGAGTTGCGTGACGGCGGCAGTCGCTACGGCGGCAAGGGCGTGCAGAAGGCCGTCAAGAACGTCAACGAGGCGCTGGGGCCAGCCGTGGTGGGCCTGGACGCCAGCGATCAGGGCGCGGTGGACGCGGCCATGATGGAACTGGACGGCACCCCTAACAAGGGCAACATGGGCGGCAACGCCATTTTGGCCGTCAGCCTGGCCACTGCCCGCGCCGCCGCCGAGGAACTGGGCGTGCCGCTGTACCGCTACCTGGGCGGCAGCAACGCCAAGACGCTGCCCGTGCCGATGATGAACCTGATCAACGGTGGGATGCACGCCGACAACTCGGTGGATTTTCAGGAATTCATGGTCATGCCGGTGGGTGCGCCCAGCTTCCGCGAGGCGCTGCGCTACGGCACTGAGACCTTCCACAGCCTCAAGAAAGTCCTGAGCGGGCGCGGCTACAACACCAACGTCGGTGACGAGGGCGGCTTCGCGCCGGATCTCAAGAGCAACGAGGAAGCCCTGGAAGTGCTGCTGGAGGCCATCGAGAAGGCCGGGTACGAGGCGGGCAAGGACATCTGCATCGCGCTGGACCCCGCCGTCACCGAGCTTTACAAGGATGGCAAATACCACCTGGAAAGCGAGGGCCGCGTGCTGTCCACCGCCGAGTTGGTGGATTTCTGGGCCGACTGGGCTTCCCGTTACCCCATCGTGAGCATCGAGGACGGACTGGCCGAGGACGACTGGGACGGCTGGCAGGCGCTGACTGCCAAGATTGGCGACAAAGTGCAACTGGTGGGCGACGATCTGTTCGTGACCAATCCCGAACGCCTCCAGCGCGGCATCGATACCGGGGTGGGCAATGCGATTCTGGTCAAGGTCAACCAGATCGGCTCTCTAACTGAGAGTATGGACGCCATCGAGCTGGCCAAGCGTAACCGCTACGGCACCATCATCAGTCACCGTAGCGGCGAGTCCGAGGATTCGTTCATCGCCGATCTGGCGGTGGCCACTAATGCCGGGCAGATCAAGACCGGGTCGGCCAGCCGCTCGGACCGCATCGCCAAGTACAACCAGTTGCTGCGAATCGAGGACATGCTGGGTGACCGCGCGGTGTATCCGGGCCGCAAGGCGCTCAGGTAA
- the tyrS gene encoding tyrosine--tRNA ligase yields the protein MNEIRRNVPVDEQIEILKRGVVDLVTEDDLRRKLEQSLKTGKPLRVKLGADPTRPDLHLGHAVILRKMRQFQDLGHQVIMLIGDFTAMIGDPSGKSKTRPPLTLEETRANAQSYLEQCRLILRGEPEVLEIRYNGEWLEPMGYADVIRLASKYTVARILERDDFTKRLQAQTPISLHELLYPVTQGYDSVALEADVELGGTDQLFNNLVGRALQRDYGQEAQVVMTLPLLVGLDGTEKMSKSLDNYIGLTDEPHVMFAKLMKVPDALLENYFTLLTDLPKTEISELLAGHPVAAHRELARAVVPWFSPDADLDAAEERFKSVAKGGIPDNIPTINVTAGLNDSIDADRISMAKLVVLAGLEPSNGAAKKLIQNRGLKLNGETYTDPQGQLTRAELAAEGGAVIQKGKDKFTRLILES from the coding sequence ATGAACGAAATTCGCCGGAATGTACCTGTAGACGAGCAGATTGAAATCCTCAAACGCGGCGTGGTCGATCTGGTGACCGAAGACGATCTGCGCCGCAAGCTGGAGCAGAGTTTAAAAACGGGCAAGCCCTTGCGCGTCAAGCTGGGCGCGGATCCCACCCGCCCGGACCTGCATCTGGGCCACGCGGTGATCCTCCGCAAGATGCGCCAGTTCCAGGATCTGGGCCATCAGGTCATCATGCTGATCGGCGATTTCACCGCCATGATCGGTGATCCCAGCGGCAAGAGCAAAACGCGCCCGCCGCTGACGCTGGAAGAAACCCGCGCCAACGCACAGAGCTACCTGGAACAGTGCCGCCTGATCCTGCGCGGCGAGCCGGAGGTGCTGGAAATCCGCTACAACGGCGAGTGGCTGGAGCCGATGGGCTACGCCGACGTGATCCGCCTCGCCAGCAAGTACACCGTGGCCCGCATTCTGGAGCGCGACGACTTCACCAAACGCCTGCAAGCCCAGACCCCGATCAGCCTGCACGAGCTGCTGTACCCGGTCACGCAGGGCTACGACTCGGTGGCGCTGGAGGCCGATGTGGAGCTGGGCGGCACCGATCAACTGTTCAACAATCTGGTGGGCCGCGCCCTGCAACGCGATTACGGCCAGGAAGCGCAGGTGGTCATGACCCTGCCGCTGCTGGTGGGCTTGGACGGCACCGAGAAAATGTCCAAGAGTCTGGACAACTACATCGGCCTGACCGACGAACCGCACGTCATGTTCGCTAAGCTGATGAAGGTGCCGGACGCACTGCTAGAAAATTACTTTACGTTGCTGACTGACCTGCCTAAGACCGAGATTTCAGAGCTTCTGGCCGGACATCCAGTCGCCGCCCACCGCGAACTGGCCCGCGCCGTGGTGCCGTGGTTCTCTCCCGACGCCGATCTGGACGCAGCAGAGGAACGCTTCAAGAGTGTGGCGAAGGGCGGCATCCCCGACAACATCCCCACCATTAACGTCACGGCGGGCCTGAACGACAGCATCGACGCAGACCGCATCAGCATGGCGAAACTGGTCGTCCTGGCTGGCCTGGAACCCAGCAACGGCGCGGCCAAAAAGCTGATTCAGAACAGGGGGCTGAAGCTGAACGGCGAGACCTACACCGATCCGCAGGGGCAACTGACGCGGGCCGAGCTGGCGGCAGAGGGCGGCGCGGTCATTCAGAAGGGCAAAGACAAGTTCACGCGACTGATTCTGGAGTCCTGA
- the rpoZ gene encoding DNA-directed RNA polymerase subunit omega has translation MAEKDIDKLLAMTDSKYRLSVVTAKRALQLRAGAPSVLPVEQRVRTRNLVTQAMRELATGQLTVGTDLLDESRFHQDYVRQRQAQLQAQLNAERERERE, from the coding sequence ATGGCAGAAAAAGACATTGACAAGTTGCTCGCGATGACGGACAGCAAGTACCGCTTGAGCGTCGTCACGGCCAAGCGCGCCCTGCAACTGCGCGCTGGAGCGCCCAGCGTATTGCCCGTCGAGCAGCGCGTGCGGACCCGCAATCTGGTCACCCAGGCCATGCGCGAGCTGGCCACCGGCCAACTGACGGTGGGCACCGATCTGCTGGACGAGAGCCGTTTTCATCAGGACTACGTGCGTCAGCGTCAGGCCCAGCTTCAGGCCCAGTTGAACGCCGAGCGCGAGCGCGAACGCGAGTAA
- a CDS encoding 50S ribosomal protein L25/general stress protein Ctc, translating into MELNAQPRKSREKLAEGMIPAVAYNKENNVSFALDLKAFDRAFRQTSTTGLYDITVEGQETFPALVKAIQMDKRRRVPIHVDFYMVTYGEAIEVSVPVHTKGKSQGEIMGGLLDTVIHNLAIIAPGPRRIPQELIVDVSKLQIGDHVTAGQINLPEGVKLNVDADQVVISLLPPRMTTEEAEAETQAAQIAGLVAAGELTEEAAAAVLEGDATLEEAKADAVSDAGDDTAAESSDDAKTEEEQS; encoded by the coding sequence ATGGAACTGAACGCCCAACCCCGCAAGAGCCGCGAAAAGCTGGCCGAAGGCATGATCCCCGCCGTCGCCTACAACAAGGAAAACAACGTTTCTTTCGCCCTGGACCTCAAGGCGTTCGACCGGGCTTTCCGCCAGACCAGCACCACCGGCCTGTACGACATCACCGTCGAAGGCCAGGAAACCTTTCCCGCACTGGTTAAGGCCATCCAGATGGACAAGCGCCGCCGCGTGCCAATCCATGTGGACTTCTACATGGTCACTTACGGCGAGGCCATTGAAGTGTCCGTGCCCGTGCATACCAAGGGCAAGAGCCAGGGCGAGATCATGGGCGGCCTGCTGGATACCGTCATCCACAACCTCGCCATCATCGCCCCCGGCCCGCGCCGCATTCCGCAGGAACTGATCGTGGACGTGTCCAAGCTCCAGATCGGTGACCACGTGACCGCTGGACAGATCAACCTGCCCGAAGGCGTCAAGCTGAACGTGGACGCTGATCAGGTTGTCATTAGCCTGCTGCCTCCGCGCATGACCACCGAGGAAGCCGAGGCCGAAACCCAGGCCGCCCAGATCGCCGGTCTGGTTGCTGCGGGCGAGCTGACCGAGGAAGCTGCCGCTGCCGTGCTGGAAGGCGACGCCACCCTGGAAGAAGCCAAGGCCGACGCTGTCTCCGATGCGGGCGACGACACTGCCGCCGAGAGCAGCGACGACGCCAAGACCGAAGAAGAGCAGTCCTAA
- the dnaA gene encoding chromosomal replication initiator protein DnaA: MLGYVRKNISEVEYHTWFAPVKNLGVKEGSLVLGVRNSFAQEWFRKHYLELLEDALRSLGAQNPQVSFQVLPASQDTLFSPADPPPPPSRPPPSAPGGPSAQDQAENRKRLNPKYTFENFVVGPNNNLAHAAAMGVAESPGKAYNPLFIYGDVGLGKTHLMHAVGHYMSERFPDKRIEYVSTESFTNDLINAIRDDKMTLFRNRYRSVDLLLVDDIQFLAGKERTQEEFFHTFNALYENHKQIILSSDRPPKDIQTLEGRLRSRFEWGLITDIQSPEYETRVAILKMNAEHNRIDIPQEVLELIARQVTKNIRELEGALMRVVAFSSLNNVPFSRAVAAKALSNVFAPQEVKVEMIDVLRQVAAHYNMPPDVIRGAGRVREVVVPRQVAQYLIRDLTDHSLPEIGQFFGKDHSTIMHGINKVTEQLGKDQEVTASVELLRRKMQGLDEDDFDT, translated from the coding sequence GTGCTGGGGTACGTCCGCAAAAATATCTCGGAAGTCGAGTACCACACCTGGTTTGCCCCAGTCAAAAACCTGGGGGTCAAGGAAGGTTCGCTGGTGCTGGGCGTCCGCAACTCGTTTGCTCAGGAGTGGTTCCGCAAGCACTATCTGGAACTGCTCGAAGACGCCCTGCGCTCGCTGGGCGCGCAGAATCCGCAGGTCAGCTTTCAGGTGCTGCCCGCCTCGCAGGACACCCTCTTTTCACCCGCCGACCCGCCGCCTCCACCCAGCAGGCCGCCGCCCAGCGCACCCGGCGGCCCCTCAGCGCAGGATCAGGCCGAGAACCGCAAGCGGCTGAATCCCAAATACACCTTCGAGAATTTCGTGGTGGGGCCGAACAACAACCTGGCGCACGCGGCGGCGATGGGCGTGGCCGAATCTCCTGGCAAGGCGTACAACCCTCTGTTCATCTACGGCGACGTGGGTCTGGGCAAAACCCACCTGATGCACGCAGTGGGGCACTACATGTCCGAACGCTTTCCCGACAAGCGCATCGAATACGTGTCCACCGAGTCGTTCACCAATGACCTGATCAACGCCATTCGCGACGATAAGATGACTCTGTTCCGTAACCGCTACCGCAGCGTGGACCTGCTGCTGGTGGATGACATCCAGTTTCTGGCAGGCAAGGAGCGCACGCAGGAGGAGTTCTTCCATACCTTCAACGCGCTCTACGAAAACCACAAGCAGATCATCCTCAGCTCGGACCGTCCGCCCAAGGACATCCAGACGCTGGAAGGCCGTCTACGAAGCCGTTTCGAGTGGGGTCTGATCACCGATATCCAGTCGCCGGAGTATGAAACGCGCGTGGCGATTCTCAAGATGAACGCCGAGCACAACCGCATCGACATCCCGCAGGAAGTGCTGGAGCTTATTGCCCGACAGGTCACCAAGAACATCCGTGAACTGGAGGGGGCTTTGATGCGCGTGGTGGCCTTTTCCAGCCTGAACAACGTGCCGTTCTCGCGCGCCGTGGCCGCCAAGGCGCTGAGCAACGTCTTTGCGCCGCAGGAAGTCAAGGTGGAGATGATTGACGTGCTGCGTCAGGTGGCGGCCCATTACAACATGCCCCCAGACGTGATCCGTGGCGCGGGCCGGGTGCGCGAGGTGGTGGTGCCGCGTCAGGTGGCCCAGTACCTGATCCGCGACCTGACGGACCACTCGCTGCCGGAAATCGGGCAGTTTTTCGGCAAGGACCACTCCACGATCATGCACGGCATCAACAAGGTTACGGAGCAACTGGGCAAGGATCAGGAGGTCACGGCCTCCGTGGAGTTGCTGCGCCGCAAAATGCAAGGGCTGGATGAGGACGATTTTGATACATAA
- a CDS encoding nuclear transport factor 2 family protein, translated as MSDEIRALERTRLKALVYGDMKTAFQLHAPDFELITPSGSRLTRDEYLNALAAGRLKYLVWEPISEIEVRYYGDAAFIRYRSRLDVISGEPQEVANDLPAGPPGIYWHTDLYERRAGGWQVVWSQATRIDGT; from the coding sequence ATGTCCGATGAAATTCGCGCACTGGAACGCACCCGACTTAAGGCGCTGGTCTATGGCGACATGAAAACCGCGTTCCAGCTTCACGCCCCGGACTTTGAACTCATCACGCCCAGCGGCTCACGCCTGACCAGGGATGAGTACCTGAATGCCCTCGCCGCCGGACGGTTGAAATACCTCGTCTGGGAACCCATTTCAGAGATTGAAGTCCGCTATTACGGCGACGCGGCATTCATCCGTTACCGCTCCAGGCTGGATGTAATTTCAGGCGAGCCGCAGGAAGTCGCTAACGATCTTCCTGCCGGGCCGCCCGGCATCTACTGGCACACGGATTTGTACGAACGGCGCGCAGGCGGCTGGCAGGTGGTGTGGTCACAGGCCACCCGGATCGACGGGACTTAA
- a CDS encoding YqhA family protein translates to MAQKQAARAARMLGRAFGFTRLIVELGVFSSLAFSLALFIVAIVQAYHTIGDAFRHLGEPETTKHLLVAAVEQADTLLVGVALLIIGLGLQGLFVGRLQNVPEWLHVDSFDDLKQKLLGVVVTALAVNFFAVALEWTGDNSILVYGAAIAAVILAVGVYSSVLSRIHGPPAHAGPEKPDADAHP, encoded by the coding sequence ATGGCGCAGAAGCAGGCAGCCCGCGCGGCCCGGATGCTGGGGCGGGCCTTCGGATTCACGCGGCTGATCGTGGAACTGGGCGTGTTCAGCTCGCTGGCCTTCAGTCTGGCGCTGTTCATCGTGGCGATTGTCCAGGCGTATCACACCATCGGCGACGCCTTCCGGCATCTGGGCGAACCCGAGACCACCAAGCACCTTCTGGTGGCCGCCGTGGAACAGGCCGACACGTTGCTGGTGGGGGTGGCCCTGCTGATCATCGGGCTGGGCTTGCAGGGGCTGTTCGTCGGGCGGCTCCAGAACGTGCCGGAGTGGCTGCACGTGGATTCGTTTGATGACCTGAAGCAAAAGCTGCTGGGCGTGGTGGTCACGGCGCTGGCGGTCAATTTCTTCGCGGTGGCGCTGGAGTGGACGGGCGACAACAGCATTCTGGTTTACGGCGCTGCCATTGCCGCCGTGATTCTGGCGGTGGGGGTCTACAGTTCGGTCCTGAGCCGTATTCACGGGCCACCTGCACACGCTGGGCCAGAGAAGCCAGATGCCGATGCCCACCCTTGA
- the efp gene encoding elongation factor P — protein MISVTELRNGTKVEMDGGLWECLDYSHLKMGRGGAKVVTKFRNMESGSIVDRTFNSTEKLQDIYVEGKTMQYLYRDGDDYMFMDMETFEQVTLPPSLVGDASKFMKENTEVDVAMYGEKALSITLPNQVILKIVETDPGLRGDTASGGTKPAKLETGAMVQVPLFVEQDIDIKVDTRTGQYLSRA, from the coding sequence ATGATCAGCGTTACCGAACTGAGAAACGGCACCAAGGTGGAAATGGACGGCGGGTTGTGGGAGTGCCTGGATTACTCTCACCTGAAGATGGGACGCGGTGGCGCAAAAGTGGTCACCAAGTTCCGCAACATGGAATCTGGCAGCATCGTGGACCGCACGTTTAACAGCACCGAAAAGTTGCAGGACATCTACGTGGAAGGCAAGACCATGCAGTACCTGTACAGGGACGGCGACGACTACATGTTCATGGACATGGAAACCTTCGAGCAGGTCACGCTGCCCCCCAGTCTGGTGGGCGACGCTTCCAAGTTCATGAAGGAAAACACCGAGGTCGACGTCGCCATGTACGGCGAGAAGGCCCTGAGCATCACCCTGCCCAATCAGGTGATTCTGAAGATCGTGGAAACTGATCCCGGCCTGCGCGGTGACACCGCGTCGGGCGGCACCAAGCCTGCCAAGCTGGAAACCGGCGCGATGGTGCAGGTGCCGCTGTTCGTAGAGCAGGACATCGACATCAAGGTGGATACCCGCACCGGCCAGTACCTCAGCCGCGCCTGA